A window from Streptomyces subrutilus encodes these proteins:
- a CDS encoding DUF721 domain-containing protein, with protein sequence MNDQGDQARKAPEPSGVDLARQALAAAREQARARGNAAGGRRRQQHPGLRSGARADGRDPMPLMAALDRLRTERGWEMPMAVAGVMERWPEIVGPEIAAHCEPERYEDRELVVRCDSSAWAAQLKLLAPQLVARLNADLGQGTVRMIKVRGPGGRPRGYGPWRAPGSTGPGDTYG encoded by the coding sequence GTGAACGACCAGGGCGATCAAGCGCGCAAGGCACCGGAGCCCTCCGGCGTGGACCTGGCGCGGCAGGCACTGGCGGCGGCGCGGGAGCAGGCCCGGGCCCGGGGCAACGCCGCGGGCGGCCGCAGGCGGCAGCAGCACCCGGGGCTGCGCTCGGGCGCGCGTGCGGACGGGCGCGACCCGATGCCGCTGATGGCGGCGCTGGACCGGCTGCGGACGGAACGCGGCTGGGAGATGCCGATGGCGGTGGCGGGCGTGATGGAGCGCTGGCCGGAGATCGTCGGCCCGGAGATCGCCGCGCACTGCGAACCGGAGCGCTACGAGGACCGTGAACTGGTCGTGCGGTGCGATTCCTCGGCGTGGGCGGCGCAGCTGAAGCTGCTGGCCCCGCAGCTGGTCGCGCGGCTGAACGCGGACCTGGGGCAGGGGACGGTACGGATGATCAAGGTGCGGGGGCCCGGCGGGCGGCCGCGGGGGTACGGGCCGTGGCGTGCGCCGGGGAGTACCGGGCCGGGGGACACGTACGGCTGA
- the rnpA gene encoding ribonuclease P protein component has product MLSPEHRLRRREDFASAVRRGRRAGRPLLVVHLRTSGATDPHESGETDPSTRAGFVVSKAVGNAVVRNRVKRRLRHLVRERLSQLPAGSLVVVRALPGAGDAGHDELARDLDAALTRLLGGVAR; this is encoded by the coding sequence GTGCTGTCTCCCGAACATCGGCTGAGGCGGCGCGAGGACTTCGCGAGCGCGGTACGCCGAGGTCGTCGGGCTGGTCGCCCGCTCCTCGTCGTCCACCTACGTACAAGCGGTGCAACGGACCCGCACGAGTCGGGGGAGACTGATCCCTCGACGCGTGCGGGTTTCGTCGTCAGCAAGGCCGTCGGCAACGCCGTCGTCCGTAACCGGGTGAAGCGCCGTCTGCGCCATCTTGTCCGCGAGCGGCTGTCCCAGCTGCCCGCCGGTAGCCTGGTGGTGGTGCGTGCGTTGCCCGGAGCGGGCGACGCCGGCCACGACGAACTGGCCCGGGACCTGGATGCCGCACTGACGCGGCTCCTGGGAGGCGTGGCTCGATGA
- the gnd gene encoding phosphogluconate dehydrogenase (NAD(+)-dependent, decarboxylating) yields the protein MELGLVGLGKMGGNMRERIRRAGHTVIGYDRNPDLADVHSLRELVDSLQAPRVVWVMVPAGAATQSTVDELGELLSPGDVVVDGGNSRWTDDEKHADELAAKGIGFVDCGVSGGVWGLANGYALMYGGSAEDVARVQPVFDALKPEGDFGSVHAGKVGAGHFAKMVHNGIEYAMMQAYAEGWELLEKVDSVTDVREVFRSWQEGTVIRSWLLDLAVNALDEDEHLERLRGFAQDSGEGRWTVEAAIDNAVPLPAITASLFARFASRQDDSPQMKMIAALRNQFGGHAVEKN from the coding sequence ATGGAGCTTGGTCTCGTCGGTCTCGGCAAGATGGGCGGCAACATGCGCGAGCGCATTCGCCGCGCAGGCCACACCGTCATCGGATACGACCGCAACCCGGACCTCGCCGATGTCCACAGCCTCCGGGAGCTCGTGGACAGCCTGCAGGCCCCCCGCGTGGTGTGGGTGATGGTCCCGGCGGGCGCGGCCACCCAGTCCACCGTCGACGAGCTCGGCGAGCTCCTCTCGCCCGGCGACGTCGTGGTCGACGGCGGGAACTCGCGCTGGACCGACGACGAGAAGCACGCCGACGAGCTGGCCGCCAAGGGCATCGGTTTCGTCGACTGCGGCGTCTCCGGCGGCGTCTGGGGCCTGGCGAACGGCTATGCCCTGATGTACGGCGGCTCCGCCGAGGACGTGGCCCGGGTCCAGCCGGTCTTCGACGCCCTCAAGCCCGAAGGCGACTTCGGCTCCGTGCACGCCGGCAAGGTCGGCGCGGGCCACTTCGCGAAGATGGTCCACAACGGCATCGAGTACGCCATGATGCAGGCCTATGCCGAGGGCTGGGAGCTGCTGGAGAAGGTGGACTCGGTCACCGACGTCCGCGAGGTCTTCCGCTCCTGGCAGGAAGGCACCGTCATCCGGTCCTGGCTGCTGGACCTGGCCGTGAACGCCCTCGACGAGGACGAGCACCTGGAGCGGCTGCGCGGCTTCGCGCAGGACTCGGGCGAGGGCCGCTGGACGGTGGAGGCGGCGATCGACAACGCCGTGCCGCTGCCCGCGATCACCGCCTCGCTCTTCGCGCGGTTCGCCTCGCGCCAGGACGACTCCCCGCAGATGAAGATGATCGCCGCGCTGCGCAACCAGTTCGGCGGCCACGCGGTCGAGAAGAACTAG
- the yidD gene encoding membrane protein insertion efficiency factor YidD: MKYPLLALIKLYQWTISPLLGPVCRYYPSCSRYGYAAIDRHGAVKGTVLTAWRILRCNPWSPGGVDHVPPRKRPRWHEQLRSALRRSRHAQGA; this comes from the coding sequence ATGAAGTACCCGCTGCTCGCTTTGATCAAGCTGTACCAGTGGACCATCAGTCCGCTGCTCGGGCCGGTGTGCCGCTACTACCCGTCGTGTTCGCGCTACGGGTACGCGGCCATCGACCGGCATGGTGCGGTGAAGGGGACGGTTCTGACCGCCTGGCGGATTCTGCGGTGCAATCCGTGGTCCCCGGGCGGTGTGGATCATGTCCCACCCCGGAAACGCCCGCGTTGGCACGAGCAGCTGCGCAGTGCGTTGCGTAGATCTCGCCATGCTCAAGGAGCCTGA
- the dnaA gene encoding chromosomal replication initiator protein DnaA, producing MADVPADLAAVWPRVLEKLLGEGQPGIEPKDKQWVERCQPLALVADTALLAVPNEWGKRVLEGRLAPLISDALSRECGRPIRIAITVDDSAGEPAPGPSSGQQRDAYEPYGGQRPGGGPGDDQLPTGRPAYPDYQQQRPEPGSWPRGGQQDDYGWQQPRLGGFPERDPYASPQPGYLQQSEPSGYDQGSYEQQKYEQSPYESPPSRSSHQYEQQQSHPYDQQPAQRQAPGRPAAPAPSGGSAPGPLEPTARLNPKYLFDTFVIGASNRFAHAAAVAVAEAPAKAYNPLFIYGESGLGKTHLLHAIGHYARSLYPGTRVRYVSSEEFTNEFINSIRDGKGDAFRKRYREMDILLVDDIQFLASKESTQEEFFHTFNTLHNANKQIVLSSDRPPKQLVTLEDRLRNRFEWGLITDVQPPELETRIAILRKKAVQEQLNAPPEVLEFIASRISRNIRELEGALIRVTAFASLNRQPVDLGLTEDVLKNLIPGGEDSAPEITASDIMAATADYFGLTVDDLCGSSRSRVLVTARQIAMYLCRELTDLSLPKIGAQFGGRDHTTVMHADRKIRALMAERRSIYNQVTELTNRIKNA from the coding sequence GTGGCTGACGTACCTGCCGATCTTGCCGCAGTGTGGCCAAGGGTGCTCGAAAAGCTCCTCGGGGAGGGACAGCCGGGTATCGAGCCCAAGGACAAGCAGTGGGTGGAGCGGTGCCAGCCCCTGGCACTGGTCGCCGACACCGCGCTGCTCGCCGTCCCCAACGAATGGGGCAAGCGCGTCCTCGAAGGCCGCCTCGCCCCGCTGATCAGCGACGCGCTGAGCCGCGAGTGCGGCCGTCCGATCCGGATCGCCATCACCGTGGACGACTCCGCCGGCGAGCCCGCGCCCGGCCCCTCCTCCGGCCAGCAGCGGGACGCGTACGAGCCGTACGGCGGCCAGCGCCCCGGCGGGGGTCCCGGCGACGACCAGCTGCCCACCGGCCGGCCCGCCTACCCGGACTACCAGCAGCAGCGCCCCGAGCCCGGCTCCTGGCCGCGCGGCGGGCAGCAGGACGACTACGGCTGGCAGCAGCCGCGCCTCGGCGGCTTCCCCGAGCGCGACCCCTACGCCTCCCCGCAGCCGGGCTACCTCCAGCAGTCCGAGCCCTCCGGCTACGACCAGGGCTCCTACGAGCAGCAGAAGTACGAGCAGTCTCCGTACGAGTCCCCGCCGTCGCGGTCCTCCCACCAGTACGAGCAGCAGCAGTCCCACCCGTACGACCAGCAGCCGGCGCAGCGCCAGGCGCCGGGCCGGCCCGCGGCGCCCGCGCCGTCCGGGGGTTCGGCGCCGGGCCCGCTGGAACCGACCGCCCGGCTGAACCCCAAGTACCTCTTCGACACCTTCGTCATCGGCGCCTCCAACCGCTTCGCGCACGCCGCGGCGGTCGCGGTGGCCGAGGCTCCCGCCAAGGCGTACAACCCCCTGTTCATCTACGGGGAGTCGGGCCTGGGCAAGACGCACCTGCTGCACGCGATCGGGCACTACGCGCGGAGCCTGTACCCCGGCACCCGGGTGCGGTACGTGAGCTCCGAGGAGTTCACCAACGAGTTCATCAACTCCATCCGCGACGGCAAGGGCGACGCCTTCCGCAAGCGGTACCGCGAGATGGACATCCTGCTCGTCGACGACATCCAGTTCCTCGCGAGCAAGGAGTCGACGCAGGAGGAGTTCTTCCACACCTTCAACACGCTCCACAACGCCAACAAGCAGATCGTGCTCTCCTCCGACCGGCCGCCCAAGCAGCTGGTCACCCTGGAGGACCGGCTCCGCAACCGCTTCGAGTGGGGCCTGATCACCGACGTCCAGCCGCCCGAGCTGGAGACCCGGATCGCGATCCTGCGCAAGAAGGCCGTCCAGGAGCAGCTCAACGCCCCTCCGGAGGTACTGGAGTTCATCGCCTCCCGCATCTCGCGCAACATCCGCGAGCTGGAGGGGGCGCTGATCCGGGTCACGGCCTTCGCGAGCCTGAACCGGCAGCCGGTCGACCTCGGCCTGACCGAGGACGTCCTGAAGAACCTGATCCCGGGCGGCGAGGACAGCGCGCCCGAGATCACCGCCTCCGACATCATGGCGGCCACCGCCGACTACTTCGGCCTGACCGTGGACGACCTGTGCGGGTCCTCGCGCAGCCGGGTCCTGGTCACCGCCCGGCAGATCGCCATGTACCTGTGCCGGGAGCTCACGGACCTCTCGCTGCCCAAGATCGGGGCCCAGTTCGGCGGCCGGGACCACACGACGGTCATGCACGCGGACCGCAAGATCCGCGCCCTGATGGCCGAGCGGCGCTCCATCTACAACCAGGTCACGGAGCTCACCAACCGCATCAAGAACGCCTGA
- the rpmH gene encoding 50S ribosomal protein L34, translated as MSKRTFQPNNRRRAKTHGFRLRMRTRAGRAILANRRGKGRAALSA; from the coding sequence GTGAGCAAGCGCACCTTCCAGCCGAACAACCGCCGTCGTGCCAAGACCCACGGCTTCCGTCTCCGGATGCGTACCCGTGCCGGTCGCGCGATCCTCGCGAACCGTCGTGGCAAGGGCCGCGCCGCCCTTTCCGCGTAA
- the recF gene encoding DNA replication/repair protein RecF (All proteins in this family for which functions are known are DNA-binding proteins that assist the filamentation of RecA onto DNA for the initiation of recombination or recombinational repair.) — protein MHVSHLSLADFRSYARAEVPLDPGVTAFVGPNGQGKTNLVEAIGYLATLGSHRVSSDAPLVRMGAERAIVRASVTQGERRQLVELELNPGRANRARINRSSQVRPRDVLGIVRTVLFAPEDLALVKGDPGERRRFLDELVTARSPRMAAVRSDYERVLKQRNTLLKSAALARRHGGRTMDLSTLDVWDQHLARVGAELLAQRLDLIATLLPLADKAYEQLAPGGGPLGLAYRSSAGEGVDDGTARTREALYEVLLAALADVRKQEIERGVTLVGPHRDDLLLRLGELPAKGYASHGESWSYALALRLASYELLRSEGSEPVLILDDVFAELDVRRRERLAELVAPGEQVLVTAAVDDDVPGALVGARFGVSGGEVTRL, from the coding sequence ATGCATGTCTCGCATCTCTCGTTGGCCGACTTCCGCTCGTACGCCCGGGCCGAGGTTCCCCTCGACCCGGGCGTCACCGCTTTCGTGGGCCCCAACGGCCAGGGCAAGACGAACCTCGTCGAGGCGATCGGCTACCTGGCCACGCTCGGCAGCCACCGGGTCTCCTCCGACGCCCCGCTCGTCCGGATGGGGGCGGAGCGGGCGATCGTCCGCGCGTCGGTCACCCAGGGCGAGCGCCGGCAGCTGGTCGAGCTGGAGCTGAACCCCGGCCGGGCGAACCGGGCCCGGATCAACCGCTCCTCGCAGGTCCGGCCGCGGGACGTGCTGGGCATCGTACGCACGGTGCTGTTCGCGCCGGAGGACCTCGCGCTCGTCAAGGGCGACCCCGGGGAACGCCGCCGCTTCCTCGACGAACTGGTCACCGCGCGCTCGCCGCGGATGGCGGCGGTCCGCTCCGACTACGAGCGGGTGCTCAAGCAGCGCAACACCCTGCTGAAGTCCGCGGCCCTGGCCCGCCGGCACGGCGGGCGCACCATGGACCTGTCCACCCTCGACGTGTGGGACCAGCACCTCGCCCGCGTGGGCGCCGAGCTGCTGGCCCAGCGCCTCGACCTGATCGCGACGCTGCTGCCGCTGGCGGACAAGGCGTACGAGCAGCTCGCACCCGGCGGCGGCCCGCTGGGCCTCGCGTACCGCTCCTCGGCGGGCGAAGGGGTGGACGACGGGACGGCCCGCACCCGGGAGGCGCTCTACGAGGTGCTGCTCGCGGCCCTGGCGGACGTGCGCAAGCAGGAGATCGAACGGGGCGTGACGCTGGTCGGACCGCACCGCGACGACCTGCTGCTGCGGCTGGGGGAGCTGCCGGCGAAGGGGTACGCGAGCCACGGCGAGTCGTGGTCGTACGCGCTGGCCCTGCGGCTGGCCTCCTACGAGCTGCTGCGCTCGGAGGGCAGCGAGCCGGTGCTGATCCTGGACGACGTCTTCGCGGAGCTGGACGTGCGCAGGCGCGAGCGGCTGGCGGAGCTGGTGGCGCCGGGCGAGCAGGTGCTGGTGACGGCGGCCGTGGACGACGACGTCCCGGGAGCGCTGGTGGGAGCGCGGTTCGGGGTGTCCGGCGGTGAGGTGACCCGGCTGTGA
- the dnaN gene encoding DNA polymerase III subunit beta has protein sequence MKIRVERDVLAEAVAWTARSLPARPPVPVLAGLLLKAEEGKLSLSGFDYEVSARVSVEADVEEDGTVLVSGRLLADICRALPNRPVEISTDGVRATVVCGSSRFTLHTLPVEEYPALPQMPTATGTVPGEVFASAAAQVAIAAGRDDTLPVLTGVRIEIEGDRVTLASTDRYRFAVREFLWKPEDPEASAVALVPAKTLLDTAKSLTSGDTVTLALSGSGQGEGLIGFEGAGRRTTTRLLEGDLPKYRTLFPTEFNSVAVIETAPFVEAVKRVALVAERNTPVRLSFEQGVLILEAGSSDDAQAVERVDAKLEGDDISIAFNPTFLLDGLSAIDSPAAQLSFTTSTKPALLSGRPAVDAEADEAYKYLIMPVRLSG, from the coding sequence GTGAAGATCCGGGTGGAGCGCGACGTACTCGCGGAGGCGGTGGCCTGGACGGCCCGCAGCCTCCCGGCCCGGCCGCCGGTGCCCGTTCTCGCGGGCCTTCTGCTGAAGGCCGAGGAGGGCAAGCTGAGCCTGTCCGGCTTCGACTACGAGGTCTCGGCGCGGGTCTCCGTCGAGGCGGACGTGGAGGAGGACGGCACGGTCCTGGTCTCCGGACGGCTGCTCGCCGACATCTGCCGCGCCCTCCCCAACCGGCCGGTGGAGATTTCCACAGACGGTGTACGGGCGACCGTGGTCTGCGGATCCTCCCGGTTCACCCTCCACACCCTGCCCGTGGAGGAGTACCCGGCGCTGCCGCAGATGCCGACCGCGACCGGCACCGTGCCCGGCGAGGTCTTCGCCTCGGCCGCCGCGCAGGTCGCCATCGCAGCGGGCCGCGACGACACGCTGCCCGTGCTGACCGGCGTCCGCATCGAGATCGAGGGCGACCGCGTCACCCTGGCCTCCACCGACCGCTACCGCTTCGCGGTCCGCGAGTTCCTGTGGAAGCCCGAGGACCCGGAGGCCTCCGCCGTCGCGCTGGTGCCGGCGAAGACCCTCCTCGACACCGCCAAGTCGCTGACCAGCGGTGACACCGTCACCCTGGCGCTCTCCGGCTCCGGCCAGGGCGAGGGCCTGATCGGCTTCGAGGGCGCCGGGCGCCGCACCACCACCCGCCTCCTGGAAGGCGACCTGCCGAAGTACCGCACGCTCTTCCCGACCGAGTTCAACTCCGTCGCCGTGATCGAGACCGCCCCGTTCGTCGAGGCCGTCAAGCGCGTGGCCCTGGTCGCCGAGCGCAACACCCCGGTGCGGCTGAGCTTCGAGCAGGGCGTGCTGATCCTCGAAGCCGGTTCCAGCGACGACGCACAGGCTGTGGAGCGCGTCGACGCGAAGCTGGAGGGCGACGACATCTCCATCGCCTTCAACCCGACCTTCCTGCTGGACGGCCTGAGCGCGATCGACTCCCCCGCCGCCCAGCTGAGCTTCACCACCTCGACCAAGCCGGCCCTGCTCAGCGGCCGCCCCGCCGTCGACGCCGAGGCCGACGAGGCGTACAAGTACCTGATCATGCCGGTGCGCCTCTCCGGCTGA